The following coding sequences are from one Microcoleus sp. FACHB-831 window:
- a CDS encoding K-box domain-containing protein codes for MPKPPLTGLPSRAATHQRVEKLPDVNQNPLWLRSLLFLQRSSSVVTFCLIGTTLAVYAWTVYTQQLWSREYRKLENLQREERQLTGANEVMKNQLAQQAESTGTGLVPPNPANTLFLPPAPQRSVAATPNNANSDPKPAPKMPLGY; via the coding sequence ATGCCAAAGCCTCCACTAACGGGCTTACCATCTAGAGCAGCCACTCACCAGAGGGTGGAAAAGTTGCCGGATGTAAATCAAAACCCCCTCTGGTTGCGATCGCTGCTGTTTCTACAGCGCAGCTCAAGCGTTGTCACTTTCTGCCTTATTGGTACAACCCTTGCCGTTTACGCTTGGACCGTCTACACCCAGCAGTTGTGGAGTCGCGAGTACCGCAAGCTCGAAAACTTGCAACGCGAAGAACGTCAGCTGACAGGCGCCAATGAAGTAATGAAAAACCAACTGGCTCAACAAGCAGAAAGTACTGGGACAGGTTTGGTTCCGCCAAACCCGGCTAACACGCTCTTTCTCCCACCAGCGCCCCAACGCTCTGTTGCAGCTACACCAAATAACGCTAACTCCGATCCGAAGCCAGCGCCCAAAATGCCACTGGGGTATTAG
- a CDS encoding penicillin-binding transpeptidase domain-containing protein encodes MKSKVKSQKSKLRVAEPEREKPAEGERAKPQKSSLLPFAFYLLPSFRLFVVWGVMMAGCVGLGVNLYKLQIVQSPTLLQKARQQQMVYLRPFLPRREIVDRTGNVLATDRPVFMLYAHPKLFKDSKEEVASKLAPLLSTTPDELVKQFNKGKSGLRISYALAEDVRDRISKLHIDGLEMIQHYSRLYPQQELAADVVGYVNIDHRGQAGVEYSQENLLERSVRTIRLSRSGNGALMPDLMPEGFLHFDDLRLQLTIDSRVQRAARFALKQQMQLYRAKRGTVIIMDARDGSLLALVSEPTYNPNEYFKSDVALFKNWALSDLYEPGSTFKPLNVAIALEAGAITPDTKFYDGGQITIAGWPIKNAEGGGRGSLSIAEILQYSSNIGMVHIIQKMKPSVYYGWLERLGLGQTARIDLPFESAGQMKSQEQFTRSVIEPATTAFGQGFSLTPIQLVQMHAALANGGKLVTPHVIRGLFDSQGQVYWQPRLPTPRPIFSPKTTQQVLEMMETVVTKGTGKTAQIPGYRIAGKTGTAQKASARGGYHNTALITSFVGILPVESPRYVVLAVVDEPQGAEVFGSTVAAPIVKSVMEAIITIERIPPSTSAKTEKGNN; translated from the coding sequence ATGAAGTCAAAAGTCAAAAGCCAAAAGTCCAAATTAAGAGTCGCAGAACCAGAAAGAGAAAAACCCGCAGAAGGAGAAAGAGCAAAACCCCAAAAATCCTCTCTTTTGCCTTTTGCCTTTTACCTTTTGCCTTCCTTTCGCCTGTTCGTCGTTTGGGGGGTAATGATGGCGGGGTGTGTGGGGCTAGGTGTGAATTTGTACAAGCTACAAATTGTGCAGTCACCAACCCTACTACAAAAAGCGCGGCAGCAGCAGATGGTCTACCTGCGCCCCTTCCTCCCTCGCCGCGAGATTGTTGACCGCACGGGAAATGTTTTAGCGACTGACCGACCCGTGTTTATGCTGTACGCGCACCCCAAGTTATTTAAAGATTCCAAGGAAGAGGTCGCCTCCAAGCTGGCTCCGCTTTTAAGTACCACGCCTGACGAGCTGGTAAAGCAGTTTAATAAGGGTAAAAGCGGACTGAGAATTTCTTATGCCCTAGCAGAAGATGTACGCGATCGCATTTCTAAGCTGCATATCGATGGCCTAGAGATGATTCAACATTACTCGCGTCTCTACCCCCAACAAGAACTAGCGGCTGATGTCGTTGGCTATGTCAATATTGACCATCGCGGTCAAGCGGGTGTGGAATATAGCCAAGAAAATTTACTCGAACGCAGCGTCCGTACTATCCGACTCAGCCGATCTGGGAACGGGGCGTTGATGCCCGATCTGATGCCAGAAGGATTTCTCCACTTTGATGACCTGCGCCTGCAACTAACAATTGACAGCCGCGTGCAACGAGCCGCACGCTTTGCCCTCAAGCAACAGATGCAGCTTTATCGTGCCAAGCGCGGTACTGTCATCATCATGGATGCGCGGGACGGTTCCCTATTAGCGTTAGTTTCTGAGCCAACTTACAACCCGAATGAATACTTCAAGTCTGATGTGGCTCTATTTAAAAATTGGGCGCTATCAGATCTTTATGAACCAGGTTCTACATTTAAGCCGCTCAATGTAGCGATCGCTCTAGAAGCTGGAGCCATCACACCTGATACCAAATTCTATGACGGCGGACAAATCACCATAGCTGGATGGCCGATCAAAAACGCCGAGGGTGGCGGCAGAGGTTCTCTAAGTATTGCGGAGATTCTCCAATACTCCAGCAACATCGGTATGGTGCACATCATCCAAAAAATGAAACCCAGCGTTTACTACGGCTGGCTAGAACGCCTTGGACTCGGCCAAACGGCTAGAATTGACCTGCCCTTTGAATCAGCAGGGCAGATGAAGAGCCAAGAGCAATTTACTAGATCTGTCATTGAACCCGCAACTACTGCATTTGGTCAGGGATTCTCTCTCACGCCTATCCAATTGGTGCAGATGCACGCTGCTCTCGCCAATGGCGGCAAACTTGTTACACCCCATGTAATCCGAGGACTATTCGATTCTCAAGGACAGGTTTACTGGCAACCCCGCCTCCCGACTCCGCGCCCCATCTTTTCACCGAAAACTACGCAGCAAGTGTTAGAAATGATGGAAACTGTCGTCACTAAAGGCACTGGGAAAACCGCACAAATCCCAGGTTATAGAATTGCTGGGAAAACTGGCACTGCTCAAAAAGCTAGTGCCAGAGGCGGCTACCACAACACTGCTTTGATCACCAGCTTCGTTGGCATTTTACCTGTTGAATCTCCCCGCTATGTAGTTCTAGCTGTAGTAGATGAACCTCAAGGGGCAGAAGTCTTTGGTTCTACGGTAGCGGCTCCCATTGTTAAGTCTGTAATGGAGGCGATTATTACTATTGAGCGCATCCCGCCTTCTACTTCTGCTAAGACTGAAAAAGGCAACAATTAG